The sequence below is a genomic window from Variovorax paradoxus B4.
CGAGGCCGCGGTTCGGCGTGTGGCAACGAAGGGGAAGCGCAGCCGGCGCTGAAGCCGGGCATTCGACCGAATGCTCAGTGCAGCTCGGCCGCGGCGTGGATGGTCTCGCGCACGCGTGGGTAGATCTGCGCGTTCCACTTGCTGCCGCTGAAAACGCCATAGTGGCCCACGCCGGCCTGCAGGTGATGCACCTTGAGGTAGGGCCGGATGCCGGTGCAGAGGTCTTGCGCCGCCACCGTCTGGCCGACCGAGCAGATGTCGTCGCGCTCGCCTTCCACCGTGAGCAGCGCGGTGCGGCGGATGGCCGCCGGGTTCACCGTGCGGTCGCCCACGGTGAGCACGCCGCGCGGCAGGTCGTAGGTCTGGAACACGCGCTCCACGGTCTCCAGGTAGAACTCGGCCGGCAGGTCGTTCACTGCCAGGTATTCGTCGTAGAAGGCGCCGATGGTGCGGGCCTTCTCGATGTCGCCCTCGACCAGATGGTGGACCATGTCCTGGAACTGCTTCTTGTGGCGCTGGGGGTTCATGCTCATGAAGGCCGAGAGCTGCAGGAAGCCGGGATACACGCGCCGCATCATGCCGGCATGCGGCCAGGGCACGTGGCTGATGAGGTTGCGGCGAAACCATTCGATCGGCTTGCTGGTGGCAAGCGCGTTGACGCCGGTCGGGTTGACGCGGCAATCGACCGGGCCGGCCATCAGCGTGAGGCTGCGCGGCGTGGCCGGGTTGTCGTCCTCGGCCATCAGCGCCGTGGCGGCCAGCGCGGCCACGCAGGGCTGGCAGACCGCGACCATGTGCACGCCCGGGCCCACGGCCTCGAGAAAGCGCATGAGCTGCAGCGTGTAGTCGTCCAGGCCGAATCGGCCCTGCCACAGCGGCACGTCGCGCGCGTTGTGCCAGTCGGTCAGGTACACGTCGTGGTCGCGCAGCAGGGTGCGCACGGTTTCGCG
It includes:
- a CDS encoding polyhydroxyalkanoate depolymerase, which encodes MLYRAYQNQADLLSPSRLAAQYLGRALWKDGTERTMLRRMAAQFEVFSRMRLTHSRPDYGIASVPVDGVETAVHEEKTLVSPFGTLLHFRKDTQAVHPPVLLVAPLSGHFATLLRETVRTLLRDHDVYLTDWHNARDVPLWQGRFGLDDYTLQLMRFLEAVGPGVHMVAVCQPCVAALAATALMAEDDNPATPRSLTLMAGPVDCRVNPTGVNALATSKPIEWFRRNLISHVPWPHAGMMRRVYPGFLQLSAFMSMNPQRHKKQFQDMVHHLVEGDIEKARTIGAFYDEYLAVNDLPAEFYLETVERVFQTYDLPRGVLTVGDRTVNPAAIRRTALLTVEGERDDICSVGQTVAAQDLCTGIRPYLKVHHLQAGVGHYGVFSGSKWNAQIYPRVRETIHAAAELH